The Sphingosinithalassobacter sp. CS137 genome includes a region encoding these proteins:
- the mmsB gene encoding 3-hydroxyisobutyrate dehydrogenase, protein MARVAFIGLGNMGGGMAANLAKAGHDVHAFDLSEEALAKAKKAGCLVCDSAADAVKGAEAVVTMLPAGRHVEQVYADSVFGNAERTAVLIDCSTIDVETARRVADAASAKGLTAVDAPVSGGIAAAAAGTLTFMVGGSRSGFERAQGFLEDMGKTVIHAGGNGAGQAAKICNNMLLGATMIATCEAFVLAEKLGLDPQTFYDIASVSSGQSWSMTSYCPVPGVGPESPADRDYAGGFAAALMLKDLRLAMEAASSVDAQTPMGARAAELYQRFSDAGSGGLDFSGIIKALGAK, encoded by the coding sequence ATGGCACGCGTAGCATTTATCGGACTGGGCAATATGGGCGGCGGGATGGCCGCGAACCTCGCCAAGGCGGGGCATGACGTCCATGCCTTCGATCTGTCCGAAGAGGCGCTGGCGAAGGCGAAGAAGGCCGGCTGCCTCGTCTGCGACAGCGCCGCCGACGCAGTGAAGGGCGCCGAGGCGGTCGTCACCATGCTGCCCGCGGGCCGGCACGTCGAACAGGTCTATGCCGACAGCGTATTCGGCAATGCCGAGCGCACCGCGGTTCTGATCGATTGCTCGACGATCGACGTCGAAACCGCGCGGCGCGTCGCCGACGCCGCATCGGCGAAGGGGCTGACCGCGGTCGACGCGCCGGTTTCGGGCGGGATCGCCGCGGCGGCGGCGGGGACGCTCACCTTCATGGTCGGCGGCAGCCGCAGCGGGTTCGAGCGGGCGCAGGGCTTTCTCGAGGACATGGGCAAGACGGTGATCCACGCCGGCGGCAACGGCGCGGGCCAGGCGGCCAAGATCTGCAACAACATGCTGCTCGGTGCGACGATGATCGCCACCTGCGAGGCGTTCGTGCTGGCCGAGAAGCTCGGGCTCGATCCGCAGACCTTCTACGACATCGCCAGCGTCTCCTCGGGGCAGAGCTGGTCGATGACCAGCTATTGCCCCGTCCCCGGCGTCGGGCCCGAAAGCCCCGCCGATCGCGACTATGCGGGCGGCTTTGCGGCGGCGCTGATGCTGAAGGACCTGCGGCTGGCGATGGAAGCCGCGTCGAGCGTCGATGCGCAGACCCCGATGGGCGCGCGCGCGGCCGAGCTCTACCAGCGCTTTTCGGACGCAGGCAGCGGCGGACTCGACTTTTCCGGGATCATCAAGGCGCTCGGCGCGAAATAG
- a CDS encoding enoyl-CoA hydratase: protein MADTETITVEQRGAVTLVTLNRPKALNALNSQVLDELLAAMRAFDADDSQGCAVLTGSEKAFAAGADIKEMQAQGFADMYGHDFFAGWDAFTRTRKPIIAAVAGYALGGGCELAMMCDFILAAETAKFGQPEIKLAVSPGMGGSQRLTRAVGKAKAMEMCLTGRMMDAHEAERAGLVSRILPADELLDDALKTAELIAGMAPLAVKANKEMVNAAYETTLAQGVAFERRLFHALFGTADQSEGMSAFVEKREGKWTGR, encoded by the coding sequence ATGGCCGACACTGAAACGATCACCGTGGAGCAGCGCGGCGCCGTCACGCTGGTCACGCTCAATCGCCCCAAGGCGCTCAACGCGCTCAACAGCCAGGTGCTCGACGAGCTGCTCGCGGCGATGCGCGCCTTCGATGCCGATGACTCGCAGGGCTGCGCCGTCCTCACCGGCAGCGAAAAGGCATTCGCCGCCGGCGCCGACATCAAGGAGATGCAGGCGCAGGGCTTCGCCGACATGTACGGCCATGATTTCTTCGCGGGCTGGGATGCGTTCACGCGCACGCGCAAGCCGATCATCGCCGCGGTCGCCGGCTATGCGCTGGGCGGCGGGTGCGAGCTGGCGATGATGTGCGACTTCATCCTCGCGGCCGAAACGGCCAAGTTCGGTCAGCCCGAGATCAAGCTCGCGGTCTCGCCGGGCATGGGCGGGTCGCAGCGGCTCACGCGCGCGGTCGGGAAGGCCAAGGCGATGGAAATGTGCCTCACCGGCCGGATGATGGATGCGCACGAGGCCGAGCGCGCTGGGCTCGTCAGCCGTATCCTGCCCGCCGACGAGCTGCTCGACGATGCGCTCAAGACCGCCGAGCTGATCGCGGGCATGGCGCCGCTCGCGGTCAAGGCGAACAAGGAAATGGTCAACGCGGCGTATGAGACGACGCTGGCGCAGGGCGTCGCATTCGAACGCCGCCTGTTCCACGCGCTGTTCGGCACGGCGGACCAGAGCGAGGGGATGAGCGCGTTCGTCGAGAAGCGCGAAGGCAAGTGGACGGGCAGATGA
- a CDS encoding enoyl-CoA hydratase/isomerase family protein, with protein sequence MTEDILIQTTGRAGRIRLDRPKAIHALNTGMCRAISAALDEWRGDTAIEAVLIDHAEGRGFCAGGDIRMLAESGASDGAEAREFFREEYRMNHRLFTYAKPVVSFMDGITMGGGVGISLPARYRVATENTKFAMPETGIGLFPDVGGGWYLSRLPGRMGQYIALTGHRLDGAECLALGLATHYLHADRLEEAKARIAESPGDIEAILDDCASPAPDARIVAHGNAIDRLFASDRLEEVFAALETEAEGDEWVRQQLETLRTKSPQAMKVSLKLLLDGSTMPTFEDEMRQEFAVASRVVQRHDFLEGVRAVIVDKDNAPRWNPDTPEGVTAHRIDTIFAPLPDGEAWTPG encoded by the coding sequence TTGACCGAAGACATTCTTATCCAGACCACTGGCCGCGCGGGCCGCATCCGCCTCGATCGCCCCAAGGCGATCCACGCGCTGAACACCGGCATGTGCCGCGCGATTTCGGCCGCGCTCGACGAATGGCGCGGCGATACCGCGATCGAGGCGGTGCTGATCGATCATGCCGAGGGCCGCGGTTTCTGTGCAGGCGGCGACATTCGCATGCTCGCCGAATCCGGCGCGAGCGACGGCGCCGAGGCGCGGGAATTCTTCCGCGAGGAATATCGGATGAACCACCGGCTGTTCACCTATGCCAAGCCGGTGGTCAGCTTCATGGACGGGATCACCATGGGCGGCGGCGTCGGCATTTCGCTGCCCGCGAGATATCGTGTCGCGACCGAGAATACGAAGTTCGCGATGCCCGAAACCGGTATCGGCCTGTTCCCGGACGTGGGCGGCGGCTGGTATCTCTCGCGGCTGCCGGGCCGCATGGGTCAGTATATCGCGCTCACCGGCCATCGGCTCGACGGCGCCGAATGTCTCGCGCTCGGGCTGGCGACTCACTATCTCCACGCCGATCGGCTCGAGGAAGCCAAGGCGCGCATCGCCGAATCGCCCGGCGATATCGAGGCGATTCTCGACGATTGCGCCAGCCCCGCGCCCGATGCCCGCATCGTCGCGCATGGCAATGCGATCGACCGGCTGTTCGCGTCCGACCGGCTTGAGGAGGTGTTCGCCGCGCTCGAGACCGAAGCCGAGGGCGACGAATGGGTGCGCCAGCAGCTCGAAACGCTGCGCACCAAATCGCCACAGGCGATGAAGGTCAGCCTGAAGCTGCTGCTCGATGGCAGCACCATGCCCACCTTCGAGGACGAGATGCGTCAGGAGTTCGCCGTCGCCAGCCGCGTGGTCCAGCGCCACGATTTCCTCGAAGGCGTGCGTGCGGTGATCGTCGACAAGGACAATGCCCCCCGGTGGAATCCCGACACTCCCGAAGGCGTCACTGCGCACCGCATCGACACGATCTTCGCGCCGCTGCCCGATGGCGAGGCGTGGACGCCGGGCTGA
- a CDS encoding acyl-CoA dehydrogenase family protein has translation MTDQFELTDDQRAIQEMAQRFTADNITPHAGEWDEKHIFPRDTIRSAAELGFAAIYVSEESGGIGLGRLEAALIMEAMAYGCPSTSAFISIHNMASWMIDRFGSDAVKAKYLPSLVTMDRLASYCLTEPSSGSDAAALKTQAVRDGDHYVVTGTKQFISGGGENEIYVTMVRTGDTGSGSISCLVIEKDMPGVSFGAQERKLGWHSQPTAQVILDEVRVPVENLVGAEGEGFRIAMMGLDGGRLNIGACSLGGAQRCLDEAIAYTRDRQQFGRPIADFQNTQFTLADMDTELQAARALLYLAAAKVTANAPDKTRFAAMAKRFATDTGSSVVDRALQLHGGYGYLMDYPIERFWRDLRVHSILEGTNQVMRLIIGRELTRQ, from the coding sequence ATGACCGACCAGTTCGAGCTTACCGACGATCAGCGCGCGATTCAGGAAATGGCGCAGCGCTTCACCGCCGACAACATCACGCCGCACGCCGGCGAATGGGACGAGAAGCACATCTTCCCGCGCGACACGATCAGGTCGGCGGCCGAGCTGGGCTTCGCCGCCATCTATGTCTCCGAGGAATCGGGCGGCATCGGCCTTGGCCGGCTCGAGGCGGCGTTGATCATGGAGGCGATGGCCTATGGCTGCCCCTCCACCAGCGCCTTCATCTCGATCCACAACATGGCGAGCTGGATGATCGACCGGTTCGGCTCGGACGCGGTGAAAGCGAAGTACCTGCCGAGCCTCGTCACCATGGACCGGTTGGCGAGCTATTGCCTCACCGAACCCTCGTCGGGATCGGATGCGGCGGCGCTAAAGACCCAGGCGGTGCGCGATGGCGACCATTATGTCGTCACCGGCACCAAGCAGTTCATTTCGGGCGGCGGCGAGAACGAAATCTATGTGACCATGGTGCGCACCGGCGATACCGGCTCGGGCAGCATCAGCTGCCTGGTGATCGAAAAGGACATGCCGGGCGTCAGCTTCGGCGCGCAGGAGCGCAAGCTCGGCTGGCATTCGCAGCCCACCGCCCAAGTGATCCTCGATGAAGTCCGCGTGCCGGTGGAGAATCTCGTCGGCGCCGAGGGCGAGGGCTTCCGCATCGCGATGATGGGGCTCGACGGCGGCCGGCTCAACATCGGTGCCTGCTCGCTGGGCGGCGCGCAGCGCTGTCTCGACGAGGCGATCGCCTATACCCGCGACCGTCAGCAGTTCGGCCGCCCGATCGCAGATTTCCAGAATACCCAGTTTACGCTGGCCGACATGGATACCGAGCTTCAGGCGGCGCGCGCGCTGCTCTATCTCGCTGCCGCAAAGGTGACGGCCAACGCGCCCGACAAGACTCGATTCGCGGCGATGGCGAAGCGATTCGCCACCGACACGGGTTCGTCGGTGGTCGATCGCGCGCTCCAGCTCCACGGCGGCTACGGCTATCTGATGGATTACCCGATCGAACGCTTCTGGCGCGACTTGCGCGTGCATTCGATCCTCGAAGGCACCAATCAGGTGATGCGCCTGATCATCGGCCGCGAACTGACGCGGCAGTGA
- a CDS encoding polysaccharide deacetylase family protein, translating into MTVRALLLLVALVTMLLPRELTVHQLLPLANAEETPGKRIALSFDDVPRGPGAFVAPAERPAMLIASLRTAGVEQAAFFVNPARIAPADGDARTIDAYVAAGHVIANHTNSHPHLSAMSAADYLADIDRAEAWLRGRPGYRPWFRYPFLDEGGRDKAKRDAVRAGLAERGLSNGYVTVDGSDWHMEQLAVDARRAGKDIDLDALRDLYVETHLESAEFADRLAQRAIGRSPAHMLLLHETDLAALFVEDLVAALREAGWTIVTADAAFADPIYRALPDVPFANGTLTEMLAWEQDLPPPRWYERNDTAIAAPLFAARVLHEETRP; encoded by the coding sequence GTGACGGTCCGCGCCCTTCTCCTCCTCGTCGCGCTGGTGACTATGCTGTTGCCGCGCGAACTGACCGTGCATCAGCTGCTGCCGCTGGCGAATGCCGAAGAAACGCCCGGCAAGCGCATCGCCCTCAGTTTCGACGATGTTCCGCGCGGCCCCGGCGCGTTCGTCGCTCCCGCCGAGCGCCCGGCGATGCTCATCGCTTCGTTGCGCACGGCCGGAGTCGAGCAAGCCGCCTTCTTCGTCAATCCCGCCCGGATCGCACCTGCCGACGGCGACGCGCGGACGATCGATGCCTATGTCGCGGCCGGCCATGTGATCGCCAACCACACGAATAGCCATCCGCACCTCTCGGCGATGTCCGCTGCTGACTATCTCGCCGATATCGACCGCGCCGAGGCGTGGCTGCGCGGCCGCCCTGGCTATCGTCCCTGGTTCCGCTATCCGTTTCTCGACGAAGGCGGGCGCGACAAGGCGAAGCGCGATGCGGTCCGCGCCGGGCTTGCCGAGCGCGGGTTGTCCAACGGCTATGTCACCGTCGACGGATCGGACTGGCATATGGAGCAGCTCGCGGTCGATGCGCGGCGCGCGGGCAAGGACATCGACCTCGACGCGCTGCGTGACCTCTATGTCGAGACTCATCTCGAATCCGCCGAGTTCGCCGATCGGCTCGCGCAGCGCGCGATCGGCCGCTCGCCCGCGCACATGCTGCTGCTTCACGAGACCGATCTCGCCGCGCTGTTCGTCGAAGATCTCGTCGCCGCGCTGCGCGAGGCCGGCTGGACGATCGTCACTGCCGACGCGGCGTTCGCCGATCCGATCTACCGCGCGCTGCCCGACGTGCCCTTCGCCAACGGCACCTTGACGGAGATGCTGGCTTGGGAACAGGATCTGCCGCCGCCGCGCTGGTACGAGCGAAACGACACTGCGATCGCCGCCCCGCTGTTCGCCGCGCGCGTTCTGCATGAGGAGACCCGTCCATGA
- a CDS encoding RidA family protein, which produces MADAVTRRQVFSGSPYERPFAYCRAVRTGDTITVAGTAPIEADGSSTPGDADAQADRCFALIFKAIEDLGGRGADIVRTRMFITDPADAEAVGAAHGRWLAIARPAATMVVVSALLRPEWKVEIEADAIVGGESECSG; this is translated from the coding sequence ATGGCTGATGCAGTGACTCGCCGGCAGGTGTTTTCCGGCTCGCCCTATGAACGGCCCTTCGCCTATTGCCGTGCGGTGCGCACCGGCGACACGATCACCGTCGCCGGCACCGCCCCGATCGAAGCCGACGGCAGCTCGACTCCGGGAGATGCCGACGCGCAGGCCGATCGCTGCTTTGCGCTGATCTTCAAGGCGATCGAGGATCTCGGCGGCCGCGGCGCCGATATCGTGCGCACGCGCATGTTCATCACCGACCCCGCCGATGCCGAGGCGGTCGGCGCCGCGCATGGGCGGTGGCTGGCGATTGCGCGTCCCGCGGCTACGATGGTCGTCGTCTCGGCGCTGCTCCGCCCGGAGTGGAAGGTCGAGATCGAGGCGGATGCGATCGTCGGAGGGGAGAGCGAATGCAGCGGCTGA
- a CDS encoding CoA-acylating methylmalonate-semialdehyde dehydrogenase, producing the protein MRTIDHLIAGHSGGGAARQNDVFDPNTGKVQAKVQLGTQAELDKAVAAAQAAQPGWAATNPQRRARVMFKFKELVEANMEELAHLLSSEHGKVIADARGDVQRGLDVIEFACGIPHALKGEYTQGAGPGIDVYSMRQPIGIGAGITPFNFPAMIPMWMFGVAIAVGNAFILKPSERDPSVPVRLAELFLEAGAPEGILQVVQGDKEMVDAILDHPAIGAVSFVGSSDIAHYVYRRGVAAGKRVQAMGGAKNHGIVMPDADLDQVVQDLSGAAFGSAGERCMALPVVVPVGEETADRLREKLIPAIESLRVGVSTDAEAHYGPVVNAAHKERVENWIQKGVDEGAELVVDGRGFQLQGHEEGFFIGPSLFDRVTTDMESYREEIFGPVLQIVRAPDFESALRLPSEHQYGNGVAIFTRNGHAAREFAHRVNVGMVGINVPIPVPVAYHSFGGWKRSAFGDVNQHGPEGVRFWTKVKTITQRWPDGAGDLPRGSEDGAAARIQDAFVIPTMG; encoded by the coding sequence ATGCGTACCATCGATCATCTCATCGCCGGCCACTCGGGTGGCGGTGCCGCGCGCCAGAACGACGTTTTCGATCCGAACACCGGCAAGGTTCAGGCGAAGGTCCAGCTCGGCACCCAGGCCGAACTCGACAAGGCGGTTGCCGCCGCTCAGGCCGCGCAGCCCGGCTGGGCCGCGACCAATCCCCAGCGCCGCGCGCGCGTGATGTTCAAGTTCAAGGAGCTGGTCGAGGCGAACATGGAGGAGCTGGCGCATCTGCTCAGCTCCGAACATGGCAAGGTGATCGCCGATGCCCGCGGCGACGTGCAGCGCGGGCTCGACGTGATCGAATTCGCCTGCGGCATCCCGCACGCGCTGAAGGGCGAATATACCCAGGGCGCGGGCCCGGGCATCGACGTCTATTCGATGCGCCAGCCGATCGGCATCGGCGCCGGGATCACGCCGTTCAACTTCCCCGCGATGATCCCGATGTGGATGTTCGGCGTCGCGATCGCGGTGGGCAACGCCTTCATCCTCAAGCCGTCGGAGCGCGATCCGAGCGTTCCCGTCCGCCTCGCCGAACTGTTCCTCGAAGCCGGCGCGCCCGAGGGTATCCTGCAGGTGGTGCAGGGCGACAAGGAGATGGTCGATGCGATTCTCGATCATCCGGCGATCGGCGCGGTCAGCTTCGTCGGCTCGTCGGACATTGCGCATTATGTCTATCGGCGCGGAGTCGCTGCCGGAAAGCGCGTCCAGGCGATGGGCGGGGCGAAGAACCACGGCATCGTCATGCCCGACGCCGATCTCGATCAGGTGGTGCAGGATCTGTCCGGCGCCGCCTTTGGCTCGGCGGGCGAGCGCTGCATGGCGCTTCCCGTCGTGGTGCCGGTCGGCGAGGAAACCGCCGATCGCCTGCGCGAGAAGCTGATCCCCGCGATCGAGAGCCTGCGTGTCGGCGTCTCGACCGACGCCGAGGCGCATTACGGTCCGGTGGTGAACGCCGCGCACAAGGAGCGTGTCGAGAACTGGATCCAGAAGGGCGTCGACGAAGGCGCCGAGCTGGTGGTCGATGGCCGCGGCTTTCAGCTGCAGGGGCATGAAGAAGGCTTCTTCATCGGCCCGTCGCTGTTCGACCGCGTGACGACCGATATGGAAAGCTATCGGGAGGAAATCTTCGGCCCGGTGCTGCAGATCGTTCGCGCGCCCGATTTCGAGTCCGCGCTGCGGCTGCCGAGCGAGCACCAATATGGCAACGGCGTCGCGATCTTCACGCGCAACGGCCATGCCGCGCGCGAATTCGCGCACCGAGTGAATGTCGGCATGGTCGGCATCAACGTGCCGATCCCGGTGCCCGTCGCCTATCACAGCTTCGGTGGGTGGAAGCGCTCGGCTTTCGGCGACGTCAACCAGCATGGCCCCGAGGGCGTCCGCTTCTGGACCAAGGTCAAGACGATCACTCAACGCTGGCCCGACGGTGCAGGCGATCTCCCGCGCGGCAGCGAGGATGGCGCCGCGGCGCGCATCCAGGACGCCTTCGTCATCCCGACGATGGGGTAA
- a CDS encoding ABC transporter ATP-binding protein, translating into MDLSVDRLAVSLGERRVLEDVTARFRAGRVTAILGANGSGKTTLVRTMAALLDPDAGEVRLGKSVVRRLDPRERARRIGYLPQDARVHWNVTVRDLVALGRLPHRAPFAGPSPADEAAVAAALEATGTTRFAKRRADALSGGERARVLLARVLAGTPEWLLADEPLASLDPRHQLDLLEQLRGLAGSGLGVVLVLHDLVQAARAADDVLLLKDGRVIAFGPAREVLSHQPLREAFGVEVMVISDELGFAIPVPIGRVKS; encoded by the coding sequence ATGGATCTGAGCGTCGACCGCCTTGCCGTCAGCCTTGGCGAGCGGCGCGTCCTGGAGGATGTCACGGCCCGCTTTCGCGCGGGCCGCGTCACGGCGATTCTCGGCGCCAACGGATCGGGGAAGACCACGCTGGTCCGCACGATGGCCGCGCTGCTCGATCCCGACGCGGGCGAGGTCCGGCTGGGGAAGAGCGTCGTGCGTCGGCTCGATCCGCGCGAGCGGGCACGGCGGATCGGCTATCTGCCGCAGGATGCGCGGGTGCACTGGAACGTCACGGTGCGCGATCTGGTGGCGCTCGGCCGCCTGCCGCATCGCGCGCCCTTCGCCGGACCGTCGCCCGCGGACGAGGCGGCGGTGGCGGCGGCGCTGGAGGCGACCGGCACGACTCGCTTCGCGAAGCGGCGGGCCGATGCGCTTTCGGGCGGTGAGCGGGCGCGGGTGCTGCTCGCGCGCGTGCTCGCCGGCACGCCCGAATGGCTGCTCGCGGACGAGCCGCTCGCCAGCCTCGATCCCCGGCATCAGCTCGATCTGCTCGAACAGCTGCGTGGGCTCGCCGGATCCGGGCTGGGAGTGGTGCTGGTGCTCCACGACCTCGTCCAGGCGGCGCGCGCGGCGGACGATGTGCTGTTGCTCAAGGACGGGCGAGTGATCGCCTTCGGCCCGGCGCGTGAGGTGCTGTCGCATCAGCCGCTGCGCGAGGCGTTCGGCGTCGAGGTGATGGTGATTTCGGACGAGCTGGGTTTCGCGATTCCGGTGCCGATCGGGCGGGTGAAATCCTGA